Proteins encoded within one genomic window of Methanosarcina barkeri str. Wiesmoor:
- a CDS encoding P-loop NTPase fold protein produces the protein MSGDKSESSFECLNDVSTEKDVLGFRPYVEAIAEFLTAEGTLAPITLSIEGQWGCGKSSFMKQLKKEIEKGNICDISIREFIKYLFLNKKKAGLPELKPLISKLETLFSSIEEKFSQNNGNELNNQDEHFDPYSFGNKIRSILIYIPSKIKRRKYFTVWFNCWRYEKEDELWAAFALIFMEQLSEQLSYWRRLWAQFKLRYLRLEWKGKSSFCLKILFF, from the coding sequence TTGTCAGGCGATAAATCAGAATCTTCGTTCGAATGCTTAAATGATGTTTCAACGGAGAAAGATGTACTTGGGTTCCGTCCTTATGTCGAAGCTATCGCAGAATTTCTTACCGCCGAGGGCACTTTAGCTCCAATTACTCTTTCTATTGAGGGGCAATGGGGATGTGGTAAATCTTCTTTCATGAAGCAATTGAAAAAGGAAATTGAGAAGGGAAATATATGCGATATATCTATCAGAGAATTCATAAAGTATCTATTTTTAAATAAGAAAAAAGCAGGTCTTCCTGAATTAAAACCTCTTATTTCTAAACTAGAAACCCTTTTTTCTTCCATTGAGGAAAAATTTTCACAAAATAATGGGAATGAGCTAAATAACCAAGATGAACATTTTGATCCATATTCCTTCGGAAATAAAATAAGATCAATTCTGATATATATTCCTTCAAAAATCAAAAGAAGAAAATATTTTACAGTATGGTTTAACTGCTGGAGATATGAGAAAGAAGATGAGTTATGGGCTGCCTTTGCACTTATTTTTATGGAGCAACTGTCAGAACAGCTTTCCTATTGGCGAAGACTGTGGGCACAATTTAAATTAAGATATCTAAGACTTGAATGGAAAGGTAAAAGTTCATTTTGTTTAAAAATACTCTTTTTTTAG